From Rhodopseudomonas palustris, a single genomic window includes:
- the ubiU gene encoding ubiquinone anaerobic biosynthesis protein UbiU, producing MELICPAGTPAALHDAVAAGADAIYCGFNDETNARNFPGLNFSREEMRESIAHAHRYGTKVLVAINTFARAGNVELWQRAVDDAVEAEADAVILADVGVMDYCAKTHPEQRLHVSVQAAAANPDSIRFYVDSFNAQRVVLPRVLSVQEIAAITKEVKVETEVFIFGGLCVMEEGRCSLSSYATGKSPNMDGVCSPAASIQYREENGSLVSRLGDFTINKFAKGEAAAYPTLCKGRYQTDEGCGYLFEDPASLDATTMLPDLRAAGVAALKIEGRQRGRAYIERVVKTFKDVLAALDDGRPLPVDALRGLTEGQSTTTGAYKKTWR from the coding sequence ATGGAACTGATCTGTCCCGCTGGTACGCCGGCGGCGCTGCACGATGCCGTCGCCGCAGGTGCCGATGCGATCTATTGCGGCTTCAACGACGAAACCAACGCGCGCAACTTCCCCGGGCTGAACTTCAGCCGCGAGGAGATGCGGGAGTCGATCGCACACGCGCATCGCTACGGCACCAAGGTGCTGGTCGCGATCAACACCTTCGCGCGCGCCGGCAATGTCGAGCTGTGGCAGCGCGCGGTCGACGACGCGGTCGAAGCGGAGGCCGATGCGGTGATCCTCGCCGACGTCGGCGTGATGGATTATTGCGCCAAGACCCATCCGGAGCAGCGGTTGCACGTCTCGGTGCAGGCGGCGGCCGCCAATCCGGATTCGATTCGGTTCTATGTCGACAGCTTCAACGCGCAGCGCGTGGTGCTGCCGCGCGTGCTCAGCGTCCAGGAAATCGCCGCAATCACCAAAGAGGTGAAGGTCGAGACCGAGGTCTTCATTTTCGGCGGCCTGTGCGTGATGGAAGAGGGGCGCTGCTCGCTGTCGTCCTACGCCACCGGCAAGTCGCCGAACATGGACGGTGTCTGCTCCCCGGCCGCCTCGATCCAGTATCGCGAAGAGAACGGGTCGCTGGTGTCGCGGCTCGGTGATTTCACCATCAACAAATTCGCCAAGGGCGAGGCTGCGGCTTATCCGACGCTGTGCAAGGGCCGCTACCAGACCGACGAAGGCTGCGGCTATCTGTTCGAAGACCCGGCCAGTCTCGATGCCACCACGATGCTGCCGGACCTGCGCGCCGCCGGCGTCGCGGCGTTGAAGATCGAAGGCCGCCAGCGCGGCCGAGCCTATATCGAGCGGGTGGTGAAGACCTTCAAGGACGTGCTCGCTGCGCTCGACGACGGACGGCCGT
- the ubiT gene encoding ubiquinone anaerobic biosynthesis accessory factor UbiT, giving the protein MSVSNSSVSRMPVPLALATRVLPLLPLQVLLGICLREIRARHPRIFDRLGPHTGKRYGLAPTDLPIAFVLEPRRMNPRVTVVRTLPTNIHARIAGPLSALIGMTDGSYDGDALFFSRDIEIDGDMEAVVALRNAIDDSRVDFLKESVAWFGPLAAPIERILRSLVGAQPGYREELGVGGGG; this is encoded by the coding sequence ATGTCGGTATCCAATTCATCCGTCTCCAGGATGCCCGTGCCGCTTGCCCTCGCGACGCGGGTGTTGCCGCTGTTGCCGCTGCAGGTGCTGCTCGGAATCTGCTTGCGCGAAATTCGCGCGCGCCATCCCCGGATCTTCGATCGCCTCGGTCCGCACACCGGCAAGCGCTACGGCCTCGCGCCGACCGATCTGCCGATTGCGTTCGTGCTCGAACCGCGTCGGATGAATCCGCGGGTCACGGTGGTGCGTACGCTGCCGACCAATATCCATGCGCGGATCGCGGGGCCGCTGTCGGCGCTGATCGGTATGACCGACGGCTCCTATGACGGCGACGCGCTGTTCTTCTCACGCGACATCGAAATCGACGGCGACATGGAAGCGGTGGTCGCGCTGCGCAATGCGATCGACGATTCCCGCGTCGACTTCCTGAAAGAGTCGGTGGCGTGGTTCGGCCCGCTGGCGGCGCCGATCGAACGGATCTTGCGCAGCCTGGTCGGCGCGCAACCCGGCTATCGCGAAGAGCTGGGTGTCGGAGGCGGAGGTTAG